One segment of Carya illinoinensis cultivar Pawnee chromosome 1, C.illinoinensisPawnee_v1, whole genome shotgun sequence DNA contains the following:
- the LOC122306527 gene encoding protein JINGUBANG-like gives MYKLRSTSRGRRIFSDQEGNKRGKKFGRLKNPDNPDDGCDQEEGGDRYNISRPSRSSNASVQSESSPAPDYDVTDPLMVLDNSTSGAYEPSTTSTSPLTESPWSCHMWSPHPDHDQHNPSSDVSGNALLGSLVREEGHIYSMAAAGDLLYTGSDSKNIRVWKNQRQFSGFKSDSGLVKAIVIAGKRIFTGHQDGRIRVWKISSKNPSVHKRVGTLPTVGDYLKSSMKPKNYVEVRRHRSVVWIKHYDAISCLSLSEDRSLLYSASWDKTFKVWRISDSKCLESINAHDDAVNTLVAGFDGLVFTGSADGTIKVWRREVQGKGTKHFFSQTLLKQECAVTALVVDPEGTLVYSGSSDGLVNYWERENSLSHGGVLKGHKLAVLCLATAGKLVLSGSADMGICVWKRTTRLEGSEHTCLSVLTGHTGPVKCLVVGKDHKSTAKEQQRWILYSGSLDESVKVWKVSEEGPITMEQNIDNQVRHNGTPVLPLKSAPSFSNRA, from the coding sequence ATGTATAAACTGAGAAGCACGTCAAGAGGGCGCCGAATATTCTCGGATCAAGAGGGAAACAAACGTGGGAAAAAATTTGGCAGGCTTAAGAATCCGGATAATCCGGATGATGGCTGTGATCAGGAGGAGGGCGGTGATCGCTATAATATTAGTCGTCCGAGCAGGAGCAGCAACGCTTCGGTCCAGTCGGAGAGTTCTCCGGCTCCTGACTACGACGTCACCGACCCTCTAATGGTGTTGGACAACAGTACTTCTGGTGCTTACGAGCCTTCGACGACGTCCACGTCTCCTTTAACCGAGTCCCCATGGTCATGCCACATGTGGTCTCCTCATCCTGATCATGATCAGCATAATCCTTCCTCAGATGTCTCGGGCAACGCACTTCTCGGCTCGCTGGTCCGGGAAGAAGGCCATATATACTCAATGGCAGCCGCAGGGGACTTGTTGTATACTGGGTCCGATAGCAAGAACATCCGGGTCTGGAAGAATCAACGACAGTTTTCTGGGTTCAAATCGGATAGCGGGTTGGTTAAAGCAATAGTCATTGCTGGGAAGAGGATCTTTACGGGTCATCAAGACGGGAGGATCCGAGTGTGGAAGATATCATCGAAGAATCCAAGCGTTCACAAGCGTGTAGGGACGCTTCCAACCGTGGGAGATTATCTCAAAAGCTCGATGAAACCAAAGAACTACGTGGAAGTGAGGCGTCACCGCAGCGTAGTATGGATCAAACACTATGATGCCATCTCGTGCCTTAGCTTGAGCGAAGATAGATCTCTACTCTATTCAGCTTCTTGGGACAAGACTTTCAAAGTCTGGCGAATCTCAGACTCCAAGTGCTTGGAATCAATCAATGCTCATGACGACGCCGTGAATACCTTGGTAGCGGGTTTTGACGGCTTAGTGTTCACTGGCTCTGCCGATGGTACCATCAAGGTTTGGCGCAGAGAGGTACAAGGGAAGGGAACGAAGCATTTCTTTTCACAAACGTTGTTGAAGCAAGAGTGCGCGGTGACAGCATTGGTTGTTGATCCTGAAGGCACCTTAGTTTACAGCGGCTCATCGGACGGGCTTGTTAACTACTGGGAGCGCGAGAACTCTCTTTCGCACGGCGGGGTATTGAAAGGCCATAAACTGGCAGTTTTGTGCTTAGCCACGGCTGGGAAGCTTGTATTAAGCGGATCAGCAGACATGGGGATATGTGTGTGGAAGAGAACGACGAGATTGGAGGGATCAGAGCACACATGCTTGTCGGTGTTGACGGGTCATACCGGGCCGGTCAAGTGTTTGGTCGTGGGAAAGGATCACAAATCAACGGCCAAGGAGCAGCAGCGGTGGATTTTGTACAGTGGCAGTTTGGACGAGTCCGTGAAGGTGTGGAAGGTTTCGGAGGAAGGGCCAATAACCATGGAACAGAATATTGATAATCAAGTACGGCACAACGGTACTCCGGTGCTCCCTTTGAAGTCAGCCCCAAGCTTCTCCAACCGCGCATGA